One Pseudodesulfovibrio cashew DNA window includes the following coding sequences:
- a CDS encoding DUF3568 family protein, which translates to MARNSILPLLLILSLLALPGCGAVIVGGAAAAGTYAYVNGKSVGTFHSDVPSGISATKAAFKDMSIPVLKEKRDGGDGEIQGKVTNERVTVYLEQVGENLLSVSVRVGLWGNEKSSRRILHEIGRRL; encoded by the coding sequence ATGGCGCGAAACAGCATCCTGCCCCTGCTCCTGATTCTCTCATTGCTGGCGCTCCCCGGCTGCGGTGCGGTCATCGTCGGCGGGGCTGCCGCCGCAGGCACCTACGCCTACGTCAACGGCAAGAGCGTCGGCACCTTCCACAGCGACGTGCCCTCGGGCATCTCCGCGACCAAGGCCGCGTTCAAGGACATGAGCATCCCGGTCCTCAAGGAGAAACGCGACGGAGGTGACGGGGAAATCCAGGGCAAGGTCACCAACGAGCGGGTGACCGTCTACCTGGAACAGGTGGGAGAAAATCTTCTCTCCGTCTCGGTCCGGGTGGGGCTGTGGGGCAATGAAAAGTCCTCC
- a CDS encoding substrate-binding periplasmic protein, protein MPELKGPQEPLPECEALIEEAYRRAGMAVRFIYIPMLRDFAETSAQVLDASAGRTDVAAQGNDNIVLSATPLLKTSLVAYTVRSRPGIKTWRDLRQGKVGYLRGDMTTRNLARENKLRTTAFASLEQGFGALRAGHLAAFVTHTTFLELAESPHLTREFNASPPLYTGYFYHALNKENGGMAVRLSRIFDEMLKDGTSEKLLGRYAFLLPESEWGAEKAQDATPGDTAHKDLAPMASHR, encoded by the coding sequence ATGCCCGAACTCAAGGGGCCGCAGGAGCCCTTGCCTGAATGCGAAGCCCTGATAGAAGAGGCGTACCGGCGGGCGGGGATGGCTGTACGTTTCATCTACATTCCCATGTTGCGCGATTTCGCCGAGACCTCGGCGCAGGTACTTGATGCCAGCGCCGGGCGTACGGATGTCGCGGCCCAGGGCAACGACAATATCGTCCTGTCGGCGACGCCGCTCCTCAAAACATCACTCGTCGCCTACACCGTTCGATCCCGTCCCGGGATAAAGACATGGAGAGACCTGCGGCAGGGAAAGGTCGGCTATCTGAGAGGCGACATGACCACAAGGAACCTGGCCAGGGAAAACAAACTCCGCACAACCGCCTTCGCTTCGCTGGAACAGGGATTCGGCGCGCTCCGCGCCGGCCACCTGGCAGCCTTCGTGACGCACACGACATTTCTGGAGCTGGCGGAATCCCCGCATCTGACAAGAGAATTTAACGCGTCCCCTCCCTTGTATACAGGCTATTTTTACCATGCTCTGAATAAGGAGAATGGAGGAATGGCAGTGAGACTGTCCCGCATTTTCGACGAGATGCTGAAAGACGGGACCAGCGAGAAGCTGCTTGGCAGATATGCCTTCCTGTTGCCCGAATCCGAATGGGGAGCGGAGAAAGCGCAGGACGCGACGCCCGGGGACACCGCGCATAAGGACCTGGCACCGATGGCGAGTCACCGGTAG
- a CDS encoding PEP-CTERM sorting domain-containing protein, whose translation MIRAVFKSCIAVAILLMLGTSAQAAMYTFYGDQLQQPAYPLAAQAEAEFQSYLPAVAYGTYGPFSHIEFMYNGSPTGISAEHSIVSTEWVHDFNTPINAVGFFLQSIAADTSRLSVGYINTLTGANYYFDLPHLPADQLVGDDTLFWGYINTDETFDRVAIGGMGSSLGMANIQIGWNNEPTGNPAVPEPSTMLLLAVGLGGLAVWRKRSA comes from the coding sequence ATGATTCGTGCTGTATTCAAATCGTGCATTGCGGTTGCAATACTTTTGATGCTTGGCACCTCTGCCCAGGCCGCCATGTACACCTTTTACGGTGATCAGCTGCAGCAGCCGGCGTATCCCCTGGCCGCACAGGCCGAAGCAGAATTCCAATCCTACCTGCCTGCAGTGGCCTATGGCACCTACGGACCATTCTCTCATATCGAATTCATGTATAATGGTTCGCCCACCGGAATCTCTGCGGAGCACTCCATCGTCTCGACTGAATGGGTGCATGATTTCAACACCCCGATAAACGCCGTTGGCTTTTTTTTGCAAAGCATTGCCGCCGACACATCGAGGCTTAGCGTGGGGTATATCAACACCCTGACAGGGGCGAATTACTATTTTGATCTTCCCCATCTGCCGGCAGATCAACTAGTCGGCGACGATACGCTCTTCTGGGGTTACATCAACACGGACGAAACCTTTGACCGTGTGGCGATAGGCGGGATGGGCAGTTCCCTTGGCATGGCAAACATACAGATCGGCTGGAACAACGAACCCACCGGCAACCCGGCTGTCCCGGAACCCTCCACCATGCTTCTGCTGGCCGTGGGCCTGGGCGGTCTGGCCGTCTGGCGCAAACGATCCGCATAA
- a CDS encoding substrate-binding periplasmic protein, which translates to MRTVIVFAAVFFLCASQALAGEVHVIGMHCQVRAECKAIELENLLEDAYGRIGVAVEFVYLPGLRDLDKTNHGELDGSGLRNPIVVEKYPNIIKVPVPLFTTSLVAVTIKGNKKIHDLEDLNGLLTGVLRGDLIAISIASGSNAHLHRIDYLTTGLKMLIEGRLDVLFAAKTMLLINMEQFPDTNFVVSKDLYEIQVYHVVNKKHAHLVPLLERSFREMIAEGLMEKYLGRAKPRLPKEP; encoded by the coding sequence ATGCGTACCGTTATTGTTTTTGCCGCAGTGTTTTTTTTATGTGCAAGCCAGGCATTGGCCGGGGAGGTCCATGTCATCGGCATGCATTGCCAGGTCCGCGCGGAATGTAAAGCCATTGAGTTGGAGAATCTTCTGGAGGACGCCTATGGCCGGATCGGCGTGGCCGTGGAGTTCGTGTACCTTCCCGGACTGAGGGATCTGGACAAGACCAACCACGGCGAGCTTGACGGGAGCGGCCTCAGGAACCCCATAGTTGTCGAGAAATATCCCAACATCATAAAGGTGCCCGTGCCTCTCTTTACAACAAGTTTGGTCGCGGTCACAATCAAGGGTAATAAAAAAATCCATGATCTGGAGGACCTGAACGGACTATTGACCGGAGTGCTGCGGGGCGATCTGATCGCCATTTCCATTGCCTCCGGGAGCAACGCGCATCTGCACCGGATCGATTATCTAACTACCGGCCTAAAGATGCTTATCGAAGGCCGTCTGGACGTCTTGTTTGCTGCAAAGACGATGCTGCTTATCAACATGGAACAATTTCCCGACACGAATTTTGTCGTGTCCAAAGATCTTTATGAGATACAGGTGTATCACGTGGTCAACAAGAAGCACGCCCACCTGGTTCCGTTGCTGGAGCGGTCCTTCAGGGAAATGATTGCCGAGGGTTTAATGGAGAAATATCTGGGGCGGGCAAAGCCAAGGCTACCGAAAGAACCATGA
- a CDS encoding YifB family Mg chelatase-like AAA ATPase has translation MIAKVSCAALMGIDAFKVELEVDFSRSGMPCFTMVGLAEGAVRESKERVFSALKNCGFKVPPARITVNLAPADVRKAGSAYDLPLAVGILCGMGVLDKAQAEGWFMAGELSLTGELKPIPGVLPLALAARQEGGRGIIVPEANGREGAVVNDIPVVGARDLGQAVRMLLGEEAVKPACVDIDTLWEERRDFLLDFSEVKGQEHAKRAIEIAAAGGHNLLFIGPPGSGKTMLAKRIPTVLPPLRFEEALEVTKIYSVAGLLPPDRALLVTRPFRTPHHTISDVGLIGGGRYPQPGEVSLAHRGVLFLDEMPEFKKSVLEVLRQPLEDGEVSISRSLVSLRYPADVMLVAAMNPCPCGYLTDETHPCECTPIAVQRYRSRISGPLLDRIDLQVEVPAVPYEDLSRTGSDVDSASMRKRIGAARTVQRERYADLPILTNADLEGRSLETFCQVGDDGHAFMRRAVQSLGLSARAYTRVLRIARTIADLDNADAIDTGHLAEAISYRSLDRQG, from the coding sequence ATGATCGCCAAAGTCTCCTGCGCCGCCTTGATGGGCATCGACGCCTTCAAGGTCGAACTCGAAGTTGATTTCTCCCGCTCCGGCATGCCGTGTTTCACCATGGTCGGCCTGGCCGAGGGCGCGGTAAGGGAATCCAAGGAGCGCGTCTTCTCTGCCCTGAAAAACTGCGGGTTCAAGGTCCCGCCCGCGCGAATCACCGTAAACCTCGCCCCTGCGGACGTCCGCAAGGCGGGCAGCGCCTATGATCTGCCCCTGGCCGTGGGCATCCTCTGCGGCATGGGCGTGCTGGACAAGGCGCAGGCCGAGGGCTGGTTCATGGCCGGGGAGCTCTCCCTGACCGGCGAGCTCAAGCCCATCCCGGGCGTCCTGCCATTGGCCCTGGCCGCCCGGCAGGAAGGCGGCAGGGGCATCATCGTCCCAGAGGCCAACGGACGCGAAGGCGCGGTGGTCAACGACATCCCGGTGGTCGGCGCGCGGGACCTGGGCCAGGCCGTGCGCATGCTGCTGGGCGAGGAGGCCGTGAAACCGGCCTGCGTGGACATCGACACCCTTTGGGAGGAGCGCAGGGACTTCCTGCTCGATTTCTCCGAGGTCAAGGGTCAGGAGCATGCCAAACGGGCCATCGAGATCGCCGCGGCGGGCGGACACAACCTGCTGTTCATCGGCCCTCCCGGCTCGGGCAAGACCATGCTCGCCAAACGCATCCCAACGGTGTTGCCCCCCCTGCGCTTCGAGGAAGCCCTGGAGGTGACTAAAATCTACTCCGTGGCCGGGCTGCTGCCGCCGGACCGCGCCCTGCTGGTTACCCGGCCCTTCCGCACCCCGCATCACACCATCTCGGACGTTGGGCTCATCGGCGGCGGCCGCTATCCCCAACCAGGAGAAGTCTCCCTGGCCCACCGGGGCGTGCTCTTTCTGGACGAGATGCCGGAGTTCAAGAAATCCGTGCTCGAAGTGCTCCGCCAGCCCCTGGAGGACGGCGAGGTCTCCATTTCCCGCTCCCTGGTCTCCCTGCGCTATCCGGCGGACGTCATGCTCGTGGCCGCCATGAACCCCTGCCCGTGCGGTTACCTGACGGACGAAACCCACCCCTGCGAGTGCACGCCCATCGCGGTGCAGCGCTACCGCTCCCGCATCTCCGGCCCGCTGCTGGACCGCATCGACCTCCAGGTGGAGGTGCCCGCCGTACCTTACGAGGACCTCAGCCGGACCGGCAGCGACGTGGACTCCGCGTCCATGCGAAAACGTATCGGTGCGGCCCGGACCGTGCAGCGGGAACGCTATGCGGACCTGCCCATCCTGACCAACGCCGACCTGGAGGGCCGCTCCCTGGAGACCTTCTGCCAGGTGGGCGACGACGGGCACGCGTTCATGCGGCGGGCCGTCCAATCCTTGGGCCTTTCTGCCCGCGCCTACACCCGCGTGCTGCGCATCGCCCGGACCATCGCCGACCTGGACAACGCCGACGCCATCGACACCGGCCACCTGGCCGAGGCCATCAGCTACCGCAGCCTGGACCGGCAGGGGTAG
- a CDS encoding response regulator, producing MATGANTPAACLLVTQREDAFRDFLDGLTESGELKADAVSTGAQALKTVAGSPVGLVVIDEELPDFEALPLVVELIKANALVNTAVVSSLPSEEFHDKSEGYGVLRALPLDPAKEDGRELATQVVRIMGL from the coding sequence ATGGCAACCGGAGCGAACACACCTGCGGCCTGCCTGCTGGTTACCCAGCGGGAGGACGCCTTCCGCGACTTCCTGGACGGACTCACCGAGTCCGGCGAGTTGAAGGCGGACGCCGTCTCCACGGGCGCGCAGGCCCTGAAAACGGTGGCCGGGAGCCCTGTGGGCCTCGTGGTCATCGACGAGGAGCTGCCCGATTTCGAGGCGCTCCCCCTAGTAGTGGAACTCATCAAGGCCAATGCCTTGGTCAACACCGCCGTGGTCTCCTCACTGCCTTCCGAGGAATTCCACGACAAGAGCGAAGGATACGGCGTCCTTCGCGCCCTGCCCCTCGATCCCGCCAAGGAGGACGGCAGGGAACTGGCCACCCAGGTGGTCCGCATCATGGGCCTGTAA
- a CDS encoding NifB/NifX family molybdenum-iron cluster-binding protein, protein MNTIVAIPSTGPEGLESGVDAHFGHCAMYTLVEVAEGEVKGVQSVPSCAHEQGGCLAPVNYLADKNVSVLISGGMGFRPLMGFNQAGIKVFHGSGAPTVGQAVNAFIMNSLPEFTPDQTCGGGHQVG, encoded by the coding sequence ATGAATACCATCGTAGCTATCCCGTCCACCGGTCCCGAGGGACTGGAGTCGGGCGTTGATGCCCATTTCGGCCATTGCGCCATGTACACTTTGGTCGAAGTGGCCGAAGGCGAGGTCAAAGGCGTGCAGTCCGTGCCCAGTTGCGCCCACGAGCAGGGCGGCTGCCTTGCCCCGGTCAACTACCTGGCCGACAAGAACGTCTCCGTGCTCATCTCCGGCGGCATGGGCTTCCGCCCGCTGATGGGCTTCAACCAGGCCGGCATCAAGGTCTTTCACGGCAGCGGCGCGCCCACCGTGGGCCAGGCCGTCAACGCGTTCATCATGAACAGCCTGCCCGAGTTCACCCCGGACCAGACCTGTGGCGGCGGCCACCAGGTCGGTTAA
- a CDS encoding ATP-binding protein, which translates to MREIVIISGKGGAGKTTIAGAFAHLAENAILCDLDVDAPDLHLLLDPDKREESEFWSGHEAVIRAEDCVHCATCLNMCQFDAIEFSIEGYSVKPFRCEGCKVCVELCPAGAIDFPERKCGHWFVSDTRFGTMVHAQLFPGEENSGRLVTLLKQQARQRAEAGGLDLVLSDGTPGIGCPVIASLAGTDLAVVVTEPTPSGIHDLERVAELCEGFRTKVAVLVNKWDINPAMTEKIEAYCRDKGYTLLCRFPHNRAAVDSMLERKVLTEYDPGGLGTLLKQAWKDTLALLEK; encoded by the coding sequence GTGCGTGAGATAGTCATCATCAGCGGCAAGGGCGGCGCGGGCAAGACCACCATTGCGGGGGCCTTCGCCCATCTGGCCGAAAACGCCATCCTCTGCGACCTGGATGTGGACGCCCCGGATCTGCACCTGCTCCTCGACCCCGACAAGCGGGAGGAGAGCGAGTTCTGGTCGGGCCATGAGGCGGTAATCCGCGCCGAGGACTGCGTGCATTGCGCCACCTGCCTGAACATGTGCCAGTTCGACGCCATTGAGTTCTCCATCGAGGGATACTCGGTCAAGCCCTTCCGGTGCGAGGGGTGCAAGGTATGCGTGGAGCTCTGCCCGGCCGGAGCCATCGATTTCCCGGAGCGCAAGTGCGGCCACTGGTTCGTGTCCGACACCCGGTTCGGGACCATGGTCCACGCGCAGCTCTTTCCCGGCGAGGAGAACTCGGGCCGTCTGGTCACCCTGCTCAAGCAGCAGGCCAGGCAACGGGCCGAAGCCGGCGGGCTGGATCTCGTCCTGAGCGACGGCACGCCCGGCATCGGCTGCCCGGTGATCGCCTCCCTGGCCGGGACCGACCTGGCCGTGGTGGTCACCGAGCCCACCCCGTCCGGCATCCACGACCTGGAGCGCGTGGCCGAACTCTGCGAAGGGTTCCGTACCAAGGTGGCCGTGCTCGTCAACAAGTGGGACATCAATCCGGCCATGACCGAGAAGATCGAGGCGTACTGCCGGGACAAGGGCTACACGCTCCTGTGTCGCTTCCCCCACAACCGGGCCGCGGTGGATTCCATGCTCGAACGCAAGGTGCTCACCGAATATGACCCGGGCGGGCTTGGAACTCTGCTCAAGCAGGCCTGGAAAGATACCCTTGCCCTGCTGGAAAAGTAG
- a CDS encoding ATP-binding protein: MIFAIASGKGGTGKTTVSASLATLWENDVTAVDLDVEEPNLHLFLNPEITGTEKGYVTVPEADEERCVKCGACRDICQFKAITLMAGTLLVFPEMCHGCGGCMAVCPEKALIPGRRELGEIVRGRSGNMEFLMGRLRIGEAMAPPLMRQVKERMGFIATGDVIIDAPPGVSCPAMNAVMDADAVVLVTEPTPFGFHDFKLAWEAFSPLGIPMGAVINRAGLGDSTVQNFCKEKGIPIWAEIPYDRAIAEAYSQGRVIADAVPGLRDTFLKLKEHMVAAAEENDMLGVFRA; this comes from the coding sequence GTGATCTTCGCCATCGCCAGCGGCAAGGGGGGCACGGGCAAGACTACCGTCTCGGCCTCCCTCGCCACTCTGTGGGAAAACGACGTGACCGCCGTGGACCTGGATGTGGAGGAACCCAACCTCCACCTCTTCCTCAATCCGGAGATCACGGGTACGGAAAAGGGCTACGTCACCGTGCCCGAGGCGGATGAGGAGCGGTGCGTCAAGTGCGGCGCCTGCCGGGACATCTGCCAGTTCAAGGCGATCACTCTCATGGCCGGGACCCTGCTCGTCTTTCCCGAGATGTGCCACGGGTGCGGCGGCTGCATGGCCGTGTGCCCGGAAAAGGCGCTCATCCCGGGCCGCCGCGAGCTGGGCGAGATCGTCCGGGGCCGGTCCGGGAATATGGAGTTCCTCATGGGTAGGCTGCGCATCGGCGAGGCCATGGCCCCGCCGCTCATGCGCCAGGTCAAGGAGCGCATGGGCTTCATCGCCACGGGCGACGTGATCATCGACGCGCCTCCTGGCGTGAGCTGCCCGGCCATGAACGCGGTCATGGACGCCGACGCCGTCGTGCTGGTCACCGAACCAACACCCTTCGGGTTCCACGACTTCAAGCTCGCCTGGGAGGCGTTCTCTCCTCTGGGTATCCCCATGGGAGCGGTCATCAACCGGGCCGGGCTTGGCGACTCCACGGTCCAGAATTTCTGCAAGGAGAAGGGCATCCCCATCTGGGCGGAAATCCCCTACGACCGCGCTATTGCCGAGGCGTATTCCCAGGGCCGGGTCATTGCGGACGCCGTGCCCGGACTGCGCGACACCTTCCTTAAGCTGAAGGAGCACATGGTGGCGGCGGCTGAGGAAAACGACATGCTGGGGGTGTTCCGTGCGTGA
- a CDS encoding NifB/NifX family molybdenum-iron cluster-binding protein, with product MSAVKKVAVTSEGPTLESRVDARFGRAGGFAVVDLETMEVEYVDNGGSQSMAQGAGIQAAENVANAGAQVLLSGYVGPKAFAALQAAGIGVGQDVDGLTVGEAVEKYKRGEVPMAASANAQAGGNK from the coding sequence ATGAGCGCAGTGAAGAAAGTCGCAGTGACCAGCGAGGGGCCCACCCTGGAAAGCCGGGTGGACGCCCGTTTCGGCCGGGCGGGCGGTTTTGCCGTGGTGGATCTGGAGACCATGGAAGTGGAATATGTCGATAACGGCGGCTCCCAGAGCATGGCTCAGGGCGCGGGCATCCAGGCCGCGGAAAACGTGGCCAACGCGGGCGCTCAGGTGTTGCTGTCCGGCTATGTCGGTCCCAAGGCGTTTGCCGCCCTCCAGGCGGCGGGTATCGGCGTGGGCCAGGACGTGGACGGCCTGACCGTGGGCGAGGCCGTGGAAAAATACAAGCGTGGCGAGGTGCCCATGGCGGCCTCCGCCAACGCGCAGGCCGGGGGCAATAAGTGA
- a CDS encoding DUF134 domain-containing protein, which yields MLISLDLAIYERIVRLRIVHASGGSMGRRKIRRMLQQEPGATFYKPQGIPMRLLTDVTLTHEGLEALRLADGEGLSQEEGARLMGVSRPTFGRILGQARKTVAMALANGWAIRVDGGHYTVVRDTGQCPKRGSGE from the coding sequence ATGCTCATTTCTCTTGACCTTGCCATATATGAGCGTATCGTCAGATTACGAATTGTTCATGCATCAGGTGGTTCCATGGGAAGAAGGAAAATAAGGCGGATGTTGCAACAGGAGCCCGGGGCGACGTTTTACAAGCCCCAGGGGATACCCATGAGGCTTTTGACGGACGTGACCCTGACCCACGAGGGGTTGGAGGCGCTCCGTCTGGCCGACGGCGAGGGGCTCTCCCAGGAGGAGGGCGCGCGTCTGATGGGCGTCTCACGGCCGACCTTCGGCCGGATCCTCGGCCAGGCGCGGAAGACCGTCGCCATGGCCCTGGCCAACGGCTGGGCCATTCGCGTTGACGGCGGACATTACACCGTTGTCCGGGACACAGGTCAGTGCCCCAAGCGCGGGTCCGGGGAGTAA